One segment of Carassius auratus strain Wakin chromosome 2, ASM336829v1, whole genome shotgun sequence DNA contains the following:
- the LOC113110389 gene encoding complexin-4-like, which translates to MSFLLQQMLGDKLKNMTGGGTTDGEESEGGKESAASKGMSREEFEEYQKQLIEEKITRDKEFATKKAERANLRVLMRDKYRIPQSAQDEATVQMAGDDLDIPEELAKMVDEDEEQEEMNDSFLGKLQNMDVDFDSIKAKAQSTMTEVKQVAEEKCVMM; encoded by the exons ATGTCCTTCCTCCTGCAGCAGATGTTGGGGGACAAACTGAAGAACATGACAGGAGGAGGAACCACCGATGGAGAGGAGAGCGAGGGCGGGAAAGAGTCGGCGGCGTCTAAAGGAATGAGCAGAGAAGAGTTCGAGGAGTATCAGAAACAACTGATCGAGGAGAA AATCACCAGGGACAAAGAGTTTGCAACAAAAAAAGCCGAGCGAGCAAACTTACGAGTGCTGATGCGTGACAAATACAGAATACCACAG AGTGCTCAAGATGAAGCCACCGTGCAGATGGCCGGAGACGACCTGGACATTCCCGAGGAGCTGGCGAAGATGGTGGATGAAGACGAGGAACAGGAAGAGATGAATGATTCTTTTCTGGGAAAACTCCAGAACATGGACGTGGACTTTGATTCGATCAAAGCCAAAGCTCAGAGCACGATGACGGAGGTGAAACAGGTGGCGGAAGAAAAATGTGTCATGATGTGA